The Primulina eburnea isolate SZY01 chromosome 12, ASM2296580v1, whole genome shotgun sequence genome includes the window TTAATGCGGAagctttaaaatatatttggaGAAATGTGTTAATCTAAAAAAATTTGGGCAGCATCtccccgtaaataggacatGCCACCTGTCTCAAACAACACATAATACACAAGCAAAAGCTTTTCATATACATCAGATACCAGTAAGTAAAGTATCTACACATCTTGCCAAAGCCAAAGCACAAAACttgacaataaaaaaataacatcCATTCAAAATCTCCAAAGTTTGGCATATTCCCTTCTCTCGCTTCGACAACTCAGGGATGATCAGTCTTTCTTACATGTGCATGCATCAAatgaaaataactggaatgagtataaaactcagcaaatggaatcaatactaacaagatacatatatatcattttattgtaaaatataaAAGGGATAGCCTCGatttcattttcttgaaaacaTTATCCTTCTCATTTCATAAACGTCGAATCACCATTAATATCATCCgtcaagaatcataatacaacAATACATAGGGATGATATTCAATTCATTGATCAACTGAAGAATTGATAGTTCTTATAAGATAGTTCATTCATTGCTAACCCTCTTCGTAAAAACGAATCTTATAGGAGGGACACGTACCTCTGCATAAAATGCATCTTATAAGAGAGCACATGTTTTCATCGTTAATTGGCCAATTACATTGCGGATTTAGAATTGCCATAGGCAACACCGctactatcactatcaatccAATGATTCACTCATATAAAACTTcattcaaacattttatcaaacacattAGAGGCATCTTGAAAAGTTTAACTCCTTTCAATCAAAATGCATATAATTGCActaccatatatacatatttacatatatacatatttacatatatatatatatatattatatatatatatatatatatcatgaatggaatttgaaaggagttaacatcataaaataatcaaaacacatacatataggatcatgtgatgtattgaagaaatgattccacttactacacttggaGCACTTGATTTCCTAAATCTTGATGGTGTTCCTACTATAATAAATCTAATAACTAACCATCAACTCCAAAATATTAACATTGGATGACCATTTAACCCAATACATCTATCACAACTATCAATCCTAACTCCACCATCTTCAATAACTCAAGAACAAGAAAAAATTCACTTACCTTTGCTCCTTTCGCTAAAAAGATGAAGTTCCAACTCCGGATTTAAGATTAATATGCTTgattgaaagaaaggataagaAGAAAATGCATAACACTAGCTTGGAATCGTTAGTGaagagaaagaaaagaagagaaatgAGGAAAAGTTGTGTCTCAACCGATTTTATACCTTAAAACACCCAAAACACGCTTTTTTATTGTGctgggcgctcgggcggtcatatattaccgccctagcgcggaCCATACTGTCCCAGACCAAAATTTCAGAaccaatggcgctcgggcgccgctctgCGCACAGCCTCCTCAAAAATCGCCTCTGAAACGCCTTTTCCCgtcataatttggaaaaatggtaaactacaaagttgtagctctatgtcttatcttgaatccctccaaatttcagatcatttggaggtctgagtaaaatattatgctcaatctcccaacatgtgtcactggaagaacgacgatacacacgacacacttcggggcgcttttggctagtcttccacaatgatttggacaaaactcaaaataagaaagttataccttatgtcttatctttctaatgaaagtggcctcacatcatgtagatcaatatacaaaaattatgctaaaaaccacaactactgccacagtttCATACAGTTTTAGCACTTCTATTACTTATTTGGCTAAAtatcaactttctattctacccatacATTTTCGGTTTCATTCTAAATCATTCAATACCATTCATATCATATCTTGAAGccataaaccatcaccattaCATAGCATATCCCAAACGTTCATCATAATAAACCATAAAAGGAATAATGACCATACTTAATCATAATCATTACCTTacatcatatgcatacgaatgtCTGGgcgttacaattctcccctccttaagaaatttcgtccccgaaattgccATTACTCTGCGAATAACCCAGGATATCGCTGCTTAATTtcctcctctggttcccacgttgCTTCTTCAACCAACTGATTACGCCAAAGAATCTTGATAATGCCGATCTCCTTATTCCTTAGTACTTTAACCTTGCGATCTAAAATCTTGATTGGTACTTCTTGATAAGTCAAGTTCGGCATCAGATCCAACGCTTCATGTCTGTGAACATGGGAAGGGTTCGAGATgtacttcctgagcattgagACGTGAAATACATTGTGGAATCTATCCAAATCCGGCGGTAAGGCTAGACGATATGCTCTTTCTCCTATCCTGTCCAGAATTTCAAATGGGCCGATAAATCTTGGGCTCAGCTTTCCTTTCCTGCCAAATCTCATAATACCTTTGAGAGGGGTaatttttacaaatacatgaTCTCCAACTTCAAATTCCAAAGGCCTTCTTCGGTTATCGGCATAACTTTTATGTCTGGTTTGGGCCGTCTTCATTTTATCCTGGATTAAAGCAatcacatcagctgtctgttcaACCAATTCTGGTCCTAACATTTTtctttcaccgacttcatcccaattcAACGGTGACCTACATTTTCTGCCATACAATGCCTCCtatggtgccatgccaatcgtcgcctcaTAACTATTGTTATAAGTAAattccacaagtggcaatttagaatcccaactaccaggaAAATCGATCGTGCAGGCTCGTAGCATATCttcaagaatctgaatcaccctctctgactgcccgtcactctgaggatgataagctatGCTAAAAGCCAACCTGGTGCCCAAGGCTCTGTGCTAGCTCTTCCAGAATTCGGAAGTAAACCTCGGGTCACGGTCAGATACAATTGACACAGGGataccatgaagtctcacaTTCTCAGCTACATAAGCTTCAGCATACTGGTTCATTGTaaacgtcgtcttgactggaagaaaatgagccgacttggttaacctgtcaacaatcacccagatggagTTGTAACCCTTTGGTGTTCTTGGAAGTCCCGttacgaagtccatggtgatgtGCTCCAACTTCCACTGAGGTATTGGGAGGGATTGCAAAGTTCCAGCAGGTCTTtgatgctcaatctttacctgctgacatgttagacattcgGATATGAATTTTGCGATATCacttttcatacctggccaccagtagagacgtcggagatcctgatacatcttggtgctacctggatgtatcgagtatggtgcggtatgagcctctgtcaaaacAACCCGTCGAATGTCATCACCACTGGGAACACATATACGACCTCTAAACGTTAACAAATTGTCAGTGTTCATCGCAAACTCTGTATTTCCTTTCTCATTAGCTTTAGATTGCAATTTCATCAACTGATTGTCATTAGGTTGCTACCGTCGTATCCTATCTGTCAACGTAGGTCGAATAACCAAAGCTGAAAGTCTAGCGATGGTCCCTTGCCCTACCATAACGATCTCACTCCTCTGAAGATCCAATAGCAACGGCTTATATATCAATGAGCTCAAAGAAGAAACTGACTAGCGGATCAAAGCATCTGCAACGACATTTGCTTTAcctgggtggtagctaatggtcacatcataatctttaacaAGTTATAACCatctcctctgccgcatattgagttcCTTCTGAGAgaatagatatttcaagctcttatggTCTGTGAAAACTTcacatttctcgccatacagataatgcctccatattttcaatgcaaataccactgcAGCCAACTCAAGATCGTGGGTGGGTTAATTCTTTTTGTAATCCTttaactggcgagaagcataagcgattACTTTCCCACGCTGCATCAGTACAGCTCCAAGTCCCATCTTTGACGCATCAGTGTAAACAATAAAATCTTCAGTACCACACGGAAGTGCTAGGATAGGGTCTGATGTCAACTTGTCTTTCAACACTTGAAATCCGTGCTGGCAATCGTTtgtccactcaaacttcaccgctttcctcgtcagattggttaatggcagggctatttttgaaaaattggcaataaaacgtcgataataacctgccaaaccaagaaaactacgcACCTCGGAGACtatcgtaggaataggccatttCTTAATAGCTTCAATCTTCATGGGATCCACAGCAATGCCTTCTCTCGAAACGATATGGCCCAGAAATGATACTTGCTCTAACCCGAATTCACACTTTTTCAACTTTGCATATAACTATTTTTCCCTTAATAATTGCAATACATTTCTGAGATGCTCGACATGAAGTTCCcaagtcttggaataaatcagcatatcgtcaatgaaaacgatATCAAAGCTATCCAGATATGGCTTGCAGACCCAGTTCATTAGGTCCATGAAGACAGACAGAGCGTTCGTCAACCCAAATCACATGACTAAGAACTCATAATGGccgtacctggttctgaatgcagttTTAGGGACGTCGGTTTCCCTAACTTTCAGCTGATAATAGCCAGAACGCAGGTCGATCTTTGAAAACACTGTCGCTCCCTAGTAGCTGATCAAAGAGATCATCAATCctcggcaatggatatttattcttgatcgtggctttgttgatctctctgtaatcaatgcacaaccgcaacgatccatctttctttttgacaaataaaactggagctcctcacggagaagaactcggacgaataaaacctttGTCTAATAGATCTTGCAATTGATTCTTcagttccttcatttcagtcgGGGCCATTCGGTAAGGAGCTTTTGAAATCGGAGCAGTACCTAGAACCAAGTCAATCACGAACTCAACTTCACGGTCAGGTGGCAATCCAGGCACATCATCCGCAAATATGTCAGGAAAATCCCGAACTACCTCAATCTCATTCAACTCAATCTTCATCTCCGTATTCAAATCTATCACAGCAGCTAAAAACCCATGACACCCCTTTGATAACATTTCATGAGCTTTGAGACAAGAAATATAAGGATTGTCAAGCGAAATACCTGAACTCTGGAAAATCTCGCTATCATCAACTTCTGCAGGAAATCGCACTGTTTTATCCACGCAGTCAATAACGGCACGATATGACgatagccagtccattcccaaaataacaTCAAACGCCACCATGGGAATAATAATAAGATCAGCAAAATAGATTTTCTCATTTACTTGCACTGTACAACCTTTAAGAATACTAGAAAGCCATAATTCGTCTCCTGACGGCAACAAAATACTATAGTGGAGGGGTTCAAAAGATGGAACAACATTCAAAGAGCGGAAGAAAATTTCAGACATAAAGGAATGCGTagcaccagtgtcaatcaatgtAATAGCGGCCTTGCCTGAAATTAAGATAGTACCTGATATAACAGAAGAATCAGGATTTGCGCCTTCTTTGGTCATAGTGAAGATTCTGCCTTGAACCCTATCTTTCCCTTTCTCACCTTTCACTGGACAATTTTTGATAACATGTCCAACACCTCCACAACAAAAGCATCGATTACTTCCAACCAAGCACTCACCTGTATGCATTTTGACACATTTTGGACATACAGGTCGATCATATGTAGGCGGTGGCATAGGAGCTTTGGGTCGATGCTCTTCTTTTTCTTTGCCTCTGAACTTGCCCTTACCTTTCCATCCGGATCCATGGCCTTTAGTAGAAAAATCTTGACGCTTCAATTGTCTTTCTCTTTCAAtttccttctcgtcctgctcggccatcCTTGCTTTTTCAACAATCTCTTTATATGAATCAGCTTTAGACATTCGAAcgtctcttttaatttcagctcGGACACCTCTAAGAAAATGCTCGCCCTTTTCGATGTCATTGCTGGCCAGATATGGGGCAAACTGACA containing:
- the LOC140806724 gene encoding uncharacterized protein; translated protein: MKPPEFDGSNDPMVALEWVKAVEAIYDYLQFEDKDRVSCAIFLLIKMARTWWDATKISVNVSALKWQEFKDLFYDKYFPRDVRSQKVKEFLELKQGNMSMQEYILKFEEGCQFAPYLASNDIEKGEHFLRGVRAEIKRDVRMSKADSYKEIVEKARMAEQDEKEIERERQLKRQDFSTKGHGSGWKGKGKFRGKEKEEHRPKAPMPPPTYDRPVCPKCVKMHTGECLVGSNRCFCCGGVGHVIKNCPVKGEKGKDRVQGRIFTMTKEGANPDSSVISGTILISGKAAITLIDTGATHSFMSEIFFRSLNVVPSFEPLHYSILLPSGDELWLSSILKGCTVQVNEKIYFADLIIIPMVAFDVILGMDWLSSYRAVIDCVDKTVRFPAEVDDSEIFQSSGISLDNPYISCLKAHEMLSKGCHGFLAAVIDLNTEMKIELNEIEVVRDFPDIFADDVPGLPPDREVEFVIDLVLGTAPISKAPYRMAPTEMKELKNQLQDLLDKEQVSFLGHIVSREGIAVDPMKIEAIKKWPIPTIVSEVKIEHQRPAGTLQSLPIPQWKLEHITMDFVTGLPRTPKGYNSIWVIVDRSPLNWDEVGERKMLGPELVEQTADVIALIQDKMKTAQTRHKSYADNRRRPLEFEVGDHVFVKITPLKGIMRFGRKGKLSPRFIGPFEILDRIGERAYRLALPPDLDRFHNVFHVSMLRKYISNPSHVHRHEALDLMPNLTYQEVPIKILDRKVKVLRNKEIGIIKILWRNQLVEEATWEPEEEIKQRYPGLFAE